Proteins from one Primulina huaijiensis isolate GDHJ02 chromosome 18, ASM1229523v2, whole genome shotgun sequence genomic window:
- the LOC140964150 gene encoding ALA-interacting subunit 3, translating to MNASTPSSSAGGPGSADSTAPRRNSKRPKYSRFTQQELPACKPILTPKWVILTFLLVSVAFVPIGVVSLLASRNVVEIIDRYETVCVPDNAQSDKIAFIQSPQDKACNRILTVPKDMNPPIYVYYQLDNFYQNHRRYVKSRSDQQLRNPGSENDTDACKPEHSTNNMPIVPCGLIAWSLFNDTYGFARNSQPLNVNKRDISWKSDRDHKFGKNVFPKNFQNGTIKGGATLDPSIPLSRQEDLIVWMRTAALPTFRKLYGKIEVNLRKGDRINVTIQNNYNTYSFNGKKKLVISTASWLGGKNDFMGIAYLTVGGLCFILAMIFTLIYLIKPRQLGDPSYLSWNRNPGGR from the exons ATGAACGCCAGCACTCCTTCATCGAGTGCCGGAGGACCTGGATCGGCCGATTCGACTGCGCCCAGGAGGAACTCTAAGCGGCCCAAGT ATTCAAGGTTTACACAACAGGAACTTCCAGCATGCAAGCCTATTCTTACTCCTAAATGG GTTATATTGACATTCTTGCTTGTTAGTGTTGCCTTTGTCCCCATTGGAGTTGTCTCTCTTTTGGCTTCTCGAAAT GTTGTGGAAATTATTGATAGATATGAGACTGTTTGCGTTCCGGACAATGCCCAGAGTGACAAGATCGCGTTTATTCAAAGCCCTCAAGATAAAGCCTGCAATAGGATCCTAACG GTTCCAAAGGATATGAACCCACCCATTTATGTTTATTATCAGCTGGACAATTTCTACCAGAATCATCGAAG GTACGTGAAGAGCCGAAGTGATCAGCAGTTGAGAAATCCAGGAAGTGAGAATGATACAGATGCCTGTAAACCTGAGCACAGTACAAACAATATGCCTATCGTTCCTTGTGGTCTTATAGCTTGGAGTCTTTTTAATGATACTTATGGCTTTGCTCGCAACAGCCAGCCTTTGAACGTTAACAAGAGGGACATCTCGTGGAAGAGTGATAGGGATCACAAATTTGGAAAAAATGTTTTCCCTAAAAATTTTCAGAATGGAACTATAAAAGGTGGAGCAACACTTGATCCGTCAATACCA TTAAGCAGGCAGGAGGACCTTATTGTTTGGATGCGTACTGCAGCTCTTCCAACATTTAGAAAACTTTATGGGAAAATAGAAGTGAATCTCAGAAAAGGCGACAGGATTAACGTGACCATACAAAACAACTATAATACTTACAGCTTCAATGGCAAAAAGAAACTTGTTATCTCTACCGCCAGCTGGCTCGGAgggaaaaatgattttatgggTATTGCGTATCTGACAGTGGGTGGATTGTGCTTCATCT